A stretch of the Ostrea edulis chromosome 9, xbOstEdul1.1, whole genome shotgun sequence genome encodes the following:
- the LOC125679938 gene encoding uncharacterized protein K02A2.6-like translates to MSNHEDNAATAPSIPVFVNPNIPIPGKLDLKGNLCTNWKKFKRIWSNYETASTLKEKDKEVRTATFLTCIGADALDIFDGLQFDSEDDKKDIDKVLEKFESFCIGQTNETYERYTFYKRDQEINENIDTYVAILRSLAKTCKFDALENDMIRDRIVLGIRDNGTRKKLLQEAKLDLRKCVDICRANEKSTSQLKTMEEVHAVKFKTMRKTKPLRTTQAHRKDFKQVPETKVQKECLYCGKEHLFRKELCPAWGKTCRKCNKMNHFSSKCLQTKPKSKREHVKQVNQESSDEEFILMIENVNAIEKKIFAEIEIGNDTVKFQLDCGSTVNVLPEKIYKEVCNDPYLRMLQKADMTLVMFNKSECQPLGKRRISVRNPKNNKKYNIEIVVVEGNLNPILGAKAVQGMKMITVNTENIAAIESASQSNFIIEKYSDVFNGLGKLDGKLHLDVDKSVTPVKLPTRKVPIAMKAPLKSEIDRLSDLGVLAPVTEPTDWISSLVAVRKPSGKMRLCIDPKPLNKALKRNHYATPTIDDILPELSQARIFSVVDCKDGFWHITLDDESSFLTTFGTPWGRYRWLRMPFGIKPASEEFQRRMDEALSGIHGIKAIHDDIVVYGCGNSDDEAIRDHDKKLSTLLERCREKGIKINKDKMKLKLRSVSYLGHIISSDGLKVDPLKIKAITEMPRPKCKADIQRLLGMVNFVQKFAPNLSEITAPLRDLLKAESEFVWDNAVHGKTFDELKKLLSTSPILRFFDPNLPTTVQCDASERGLGACLIQNEQPVAYASRALTPTEVNYAQIEKELLAVLFAMERFEHYTLGRKVKVESDHKPLEIISKKSLVSAPKRLQRMLLRLQKFDYEITYKRGLEMYLADTLSRAYLPTVQIQRNDSEDRVLAITDRAKSEKDAESVTMSEYVTISSETLKKIKSANSRDETMQKLYKTIKDGWPERDELTPDIQIFYTFRDELTSQDGLIFKGDRIVIPPTLKGEILQKVHSSHIGIQGCYRRTKESLYWPNMMKDIESFIKECPVCSTIQGEQGKETLISHEIPDRPWQKIGTDLFQFDDKQYLITVDYYSDFFEIDRLHDKKSKEVITKLKAQMARHGIPEILISDNGPPYNSKEFAYFSENYEFKHTTSSPLYPKSNGKVENAVRIAKNLMKKCQLDKSDPFLALLDWRNTPSENIGTSAVQRLMARRTRTLLPIKTELLKPALTPNVKERLRERKHRSAFYYNRTAKDLPEIKSGETVRIRPFGHEKNWTKAKVNEKVNIRSYQVITEDGRLYRRNRKHLRCTNEPFVENNEVVTDKTVSTAENTPPSADKTTIENHKPPSADKTNYALISTRRSTREIKLPKRYEDFKMYK, encoded by the coding sequence ATGAGCAATCACGAAGATAATGCTGCTACTGCTCCCTCTATTCCTGTCTTTGTGAATCCAAACATTCCAATACCTGGAAAACTGGATCTTAAAGGAAACCTGTGCACGAACTGGAAAAAGTTCAAGCGGATTTGGAGCAATTATGAAACAGCGTCTACTCTCAAGGAAAAAGACAAGGAGGTGAGAACTGCTACCTTTCTTACTTGCATCGGAGCTGACGCTCTGGATATTTTTGATGGTCTTCAGTTTGACTCTGAAGATGACAAAAAAGACATAGACAAAGTTCTAGAAAAATTTGAATCCTTCTGCATTGGACAGACCAATGAAACTTATGAAAGGTACACTTTCTACAAACGAGAccaagaaatcaatgaaaacattgaCACTTATGTGGCAATTCTCAGATCTCTAGCGAAAACCTGCAAATTTGATGCTCTAGAAAACGATATGATCCGAGACAGAATTGTACTTGGAATCCGTGACAATGGAACACGCAAAAAGCTACTGCAAGAAGCAAAACTGGACCTAAGAAAATGCGTTGACATATGCAGAGCAAACGAAAAGTCAACATCGCAACTTAAAACCATGGAGGAAGTTCACGCTGTCAAATTCAAAACCATGCGAAAAACTAAACCGCTGAGAACAACACAAGCGCACAGAAAAGATTTCAAACAAGTCCCAGAAACAAAAGTTCAAAAGGAATGTTTATATTGCGGTAAAGAGCACCTCTTCCGTAAGGAATTGTGTCCAGCATGGGGAAAAACATGCAGGAAGTGCaataaaatgaatcatttttcatcaaaatgtCTGCAGACAAAGCCGAAATCAAAACGGGAACATGTAAAACAAGTCAACCAGGAATCCAGTGACGAGGAATTCATCCTCATGATCGAAAATGTTAATGccattgagaaaaagatttttgcagAAATCGAAATTGGAAATGATACAGTGAAATTCCAATTGGATTGCGGATCAACCGTAAACGTTCTACCCGAGAAAATTTACAAAGAAGTCTGTAATGACCCCTATCTCAGGATGTTACAAAAGGCAGACATGACTCTGGTAATGTTTAACAAGTCGGAATGCCAACCCCTTGGAAAACGGCGAATAAGCGTCCGCAACcccaaaaacaataaaaaatacaacataGAAATTGTTGTGGTCGAAGGAAATCTTAATCCTATTCTCGGAGCAAAGGCTGTACAAGGAATGAAAATGATAACTGTCAACACAGAAAACATAGCAGCCATTGAGTCAGCCTCCCAAAGCAACTTCATCATTGAAAAATACAGTGACGTATTTAATGGCCTGGGTAAACTGGATGGAAAATTACACCTCGATGTTGACAAATCAGTTACGCCAGTAAAACTACCAACAAGAAAAGTCCCGATTGCAATGAAGGCACCGTTAAAATCTGAAATCGACAGACTGTCAGATTTAGGCGTTTTGGCTCCAGTAACAGAACCGACTGACTGGATATCGTCATTGGTGGCTGTACGGAAGCCCAGTGGGAAAATGCGTCTGTGTATAGATCCCAAACCTCTGAACAAAGCGCTAAAGAGAAATCACTATGCAACACCAACTATAGATGATATTTTGCCAGAACTAAGCCAAGCCAGAATTTTTTCTGTAGTAGACTGCAAGGATGGCTTTTGGCATATTACTCTCGATGATGAGAGTAGTTTTCTCACAACATTCGGAACCCCTTGGGGTAGATATCGATGGCTCCGCATGCCATTCGGTATTAAACCAGCAAGCGAAGAATTCCAGCGGAGAATGGATGAAGCTCTATCTGGTATACATGGAATCAAAGCGATTCATGACGACATAGTCGTATACGGTTGTGGAAACTCGGATGACGAGGCCATACGTGATCACGACAAAAAATTATCTACCTTGCTAGAGAGATGCAGGGAGAAAGGGATAAAAATcaacaaagacaaaatgaaactaaaattgCGATCCGTGTCATATTTAGGACACATTATCTCAAGCGATGGACTCAAAGTTGACCCCTTAAAAATCAAGGCAATCACTGAAATGCCAAGACCTAAATGCAAAGCAGACATACAACGTTTACTAGGAATGGTAAATTTTGTCCAGAAATTCGCGCCAAATCTCTCGGAGATAACAGCACCCCTCAGAGACCTACTAAAAGCAGAATCGGAATTTGTGTGGGACAATGCTGTACATGGCAAAACATTTGACGAATTGAAAAAACTACTATCTACGAGTCCTATACTTCGTTTCTTTGATCCTAACCTACCGACGACGGTACAGTGTGACGCATCTGAACGCGGACTAGGAGCCTGTCTCATACAAAATGAGCAACCCGTTGCATATGCATCCCGTGCATTAACGCCTACCGAAGTCAACTACGCACAGATTGAAAAGGAACTACTCGCTGTTCTCTTTGCCATGGAACGCTTTGAGCATTACACACTTGGACGGAAAGTAAAAGTGGAATCAGACCACAAACCACTAGAAATCATCAGCAAGAAAAGTTTAGTTTCCGCTCCTAAACGTCTTCAACGAATGCTCTTGCGTCTTCAGAAGTTTGATTACGAGATCACATACAAACGAGGTCTTGAAATGTATCTTGCTGATACACTGAGTCGAGCCTATCTGCCAACTGTACAGATACAAAGAAATGATTCTGAAGACAGAGTACTCGCCATTACCGACCGTGCAAAATCTGAAAAAGATGCAGAGTCCGTTACAATGAGTGAATACGTCACCATCTCGTCCGAAACTCTAAAGAAAATCAAATCTGCAAACTCGCGTGATGAAACAATGCAAAAGCTGTACAAAACAATCAAAGATGGTTGGCCGGAGCGAGATGAACTGACACCCGATATACAGATCTTCTACACATTCAGAGACGAATTGACTTCACAGGATGGTTTAATTTTCAAAGGAGACCGCATTGTTATTCCACCTACATTGAAAggtgaaattcttcaaaaggtACACTCCAGCCACATTGGTATTCAAGGATGTTACCGTAGAACCAAAGAATCACTATATTGGCCAAACATGATGAAAGATATCGAATCTTTTATCAAGGAATGTCCAGTCTGCTCTACCATACAGGGTGAGCAAGGCAAAGAAACTCTCATTTCGCATGAAATTCCCGATAGACCATGGCAGAAAATTGGAACTGACCTCTTTCAATTTGATGACAAACAATATCTCATCACTGTTGATTACTATTCcgatttttttgaaattgatcgtCTACATGATAAAAAATCAAAGGAAGTCATCACCAAACTCAAGGCACAAATGGCCAGACACGGAATTcctgaaattttgatttcagaCAACGGCCCGCCTTACAATAGCAAGGAATTTGCTTATTTCTCAGAGAACTATGAGTTCAAGCATACTACGTCATCGCCATTGTACCCAAAATCTAATGGGAAAGTTGAAAATGCAGTTAGAATTGCAAAAAACCTAATGAAGAAATGCCAATTAGATAAAAGCGATCCTTTCCTCGCTCTATTAGATTGGAGAAATACTCCCTCTGAAAATATTGGAACTTCTGCAGTTCAACGACTAATGGCACGCCGTACAAGAACTCTGCTACCAATCAAAACCGAACTTTTGAAACCAGCCCTAACCCCAAATGTCAAAGAGCGATTGAGAGAACGGAAACATAGATCAGCATTTTACTACAATCGCACAGCGAAAGACCTACCAGAGATTAAAAGTGGGGAAACCGTGAGAATTCGACCTTTTGGacatgaaaaaaattggacGAAGGCAAAGGTCAACGAAAAAGTAAACATCCGCTCGTATCAAGTGATCACGGAGGATGGTCGCCTCTATCGACGAAACAGAAAACATTTGCGTTGCACAAATGAGCCATTTGTCGAAAATAACGAGGTAGTGACAGATAAGACCGTTAGCACAGCCGAAAACACACCACCATCAGCAGATAAGACTACAATTGAAAATCATAAACCACCGTCAGCAGATAAGACCAATTATGCTCTGATTTCAACCAGGAGATCTACCAGAGAAATTAAATTGCCGAAACGATACGAGGacttcaaaatgtataagtgA